From a region of the Desulfovibrio oxyclinae DSM 11498 genome:
- the rfaE2 gene encoding D-glycero-beta-D-manno-heptose 1-phosphate adenylyltransferase — protein MHVPASPKVLTVAEFRAKRDALAEKRLVFTNGCFDLLHPGHVDYLQRARDLGDALMVGLNSDASVRRLGKGDDRPVNGQDARAFVLAGLACVDFVILFDEDTPLELIRAVRPQVLVKGGDWPVDKIVGRDVVESDGGKVLSIPLLEGYSTTSVIERIRSGIA, from the coding sequence ATGCACGTGCCCGCCAGCCCCAAAGTCCTGACCGTGGCCGAGTTTCGCGCCAAGCGCGACGCGCTCGCCGAAAAGCGGCTCGTGTTCACCAACGGCTGCTTCGACCTGCTGCACCCCGGCCACGTGGACTACCTGCAACGCGCCCGGGACCTCGGTGACGCGCTCATGGTAGGGCTGAACAGCGACGCCTCGGTGCGCAGGCTCGGCAAGGGCGACGACCGCCCCGTCAACGGGCAGGACGCGCGCGCCTTCGTGCTGGCGGGGCTCGCCTGCGTGGATTTCGTTATACTCTTCGACGAGGACACGCCGCTTGAACTGATCCGCGCCGTGCGCCCGCAGGTGTTGGTAAAAGGTGGCGACTGGCCCGTAGATAAGATCGTGGGACGCGACGTGGTGGAGTCTGACGGCGGAAAAGTACTGAGTATTCCCTTGCTTGAGGGGTACTCCACGACTTCCGTCATCGAGCGCATCCGGTCGGGCATTGCGTAA
- a CDS encoding YkgJ family cysteine cluster protein has translation MSQEDQTRDFLDSLPELKPGEKINFRCYPGITCFNKCCSDLNLVLAPYDVLRLRRSLGMSSRDFIHSFVDAQKSEGSHFPLLHLRMTDTDARSCPYVREEGCAVYPDRPGACRTYPLGRAARPDGEGGVKEQFFVVREDHCRGFEEPDEWDTDEWFADQGFDDYIRFNDRYMHIMSQVNQSGRMLNDRMVQMIMLCLYQIDDFQQFAQDMKLFERVEIDEARQQAVLDNEEAALEFGMDWLELLLLGPVGNLKPKV, from the coding sequence ATGAGCCAAGAAGACCAGACCAGAGATTTTCTCGACAGCCTGCCCGAACTCAAGCCGGGCGAAAAAATAAACTTTCGCTGCTATCCGGGGATCACGTGCTTCAACAAGTGCTGCAGCGACCTGAACCTCGTGCTCGCCCCGTACGACGTGCTTCGCCTGCGCCGCAGCCTCGGCATGTCCAGCCGCGACTTCATCCACTCCTTCGTGGACGCCCAGAAGTCCGAGGGCAGCCACTTTCCCCTGCTGCACCTGCGCATGACCGACACCGACGCCCGCAGCTGTCCCTACGTCCGCGAGGAAGGCTGCGCCGTCTACCCGGACCGCCCGGGCGCCTGCCGCACCTATCCGCTGGGCCGCGCCGCGCGCCCCGACGGCGAGGGTGGCGTCAAGGAACAATTCTTCGTGGTACGCGAGGATCACTGTCGCGGCTTCGAGGAACCGGACGAGTGGGACACCGACGAGTGGTTCGCGGATCAGGGCTTTGACGACTACATTCGTTTCAACGACCGCTACATGCACATCATGTCGCAGGTGAACCAGTCCGGACGCATGCTCAACGACCGCATGGTCCAGATGATCATGCTCTGCCTGTACCAGATCGACGACTTTCAGCAGTTCGCACAGGACATGAAACTGTTCGAGCGCGTGGAAATCGACGAGGCACGCCAGCAGGCCGTGCTCGACAACGAAGAGGCCGCACTGGAATTCGGCATGGACTGGCTGGAGCTGCTGCTCCTCGGTCCGGTCGGCAACCTCAAGCCCAAGGTCTAG
- a CDS encoding glycosyltransferase family 2 protein: MTDNPVLEFWSNLPQELAYLLAQGFTGRTHLLKVARAALASGDQQLYPVAGSALTTAFSENPLDGVFAEQMLRSPEVSGLLSDETVATLQAVKELWREPRSADHLTRLAGKKDFRRIKEFIARQAATDPENLFWASKAAFFGLVDNDPDFVESLLPPLTGGPADKAQIPLREEIERFRGTPCEPDPLVAQGDPVFGRGWGAMHAGLRLAREGYRDEAALWLMEAFKAMPWNAGLLLRLHDHLGSVDLERSELPGRTAVLLYSWNKKDDLDATLGSLFRAEDDPDLLVLDNGSDDGTATILEQWEYRFDARREGSFTRISLPVNTGAAVARNWLLKEALERGYAFLCYLDDDVDLPADWLRQLGAAVQRYPEASVWGCKVVDHANTAIIQHADHQLEIPENQGTGDPSLFVQTLDAGLFDYMRPCDSVTGCCHLFRAETLRASGGFDIRLSPSQYDDLEHDIRLLKNGGHAVYQGHLTVRHRKRSGMASHSSPQAEGNALGNKFKLQALHPNEELRDLEHIGRQRLLKDLREKAAHLGLMLDVAAR; the protein is encoded by the coding sequence ATGACGGATAACCCGGTGCTCGAATTCTGGAGCAATCTGCCGCAGGAGCTGGCGTACCTGTTGGCGCAGGGCTTCACCGGCCGCACGCACCTGCTCAAGGTGGCGCGCGCCGCGCTGGCATCCGGCGATCAGCAGCTGTATCCGGTGGCAGGCAGCGCCCTGACCACGGCTTTTTCCGAAAACCCGCTGGACGGCGTCTTTGCCGAACAGATGCTGCGCTCTCCCGAAGTCTCCGGCCTGCTCTCGGACGAAACCGTGGCCACGCTTCAGGCGGTCAAGGAACTGTGGCGCGAACCCAGAAGCGCGGACCATCTCACCAGGCTGGCAGGCAAAAAGGACTTTCGGCGCATCAAGGAATTCATCGCCAGACAGGCCGCCACGGACCCGGAGAATCTCTTCTGGGCCTCCAAGGCGGCTTTTTTCGGCCTTGTGGACAACGACCCGGACTTCGTGGAGAGCCTGCTGCCCCCGCTCACCGGCGGTCCCGCGGACAAGGCCCAGATTCCCCTTCGCGAAGAGATCGAACGCTTCCGCGGCACCCCCTGCGAACCCGACCCATTGGTGGCGCAGGGCGATCCCGTCTTCGGCAGGGGCTGGGGTGCCATGCACGCCGGACTGCGTCTTGCCCGCGAGGGATACCGCGACGAAGCCGCCCTGTGGCTCATGGAGGCCTTCAAGGCCATGCCGTGGAACGCCGGCCTGCTGCTGCGGCTGCACGATCATCTTGGCAGCGTGGACCTTGAGCGGTCCGAGCTGCCCGGGCGCACCGCCGTACTGCTCTACTCGTGGAACAAAAAGGATGATCTGGACGCCACGCTCGGGTCCCTGTTCCGCGCGGAGGATGACCCAGACCTGCTCGTGCTGGACAACGGTTCGGACGACGGCACCGCCACCATCCTCGAACAGTGGGAATATCGCTTCGACGCCCGGCGGGAAGGCAGCTTCACCCGCATCTCACTGCCCGTGAACACGGGTGCGGCCGTGGCCCGCAACTGGCTGCTCAAGGAAGCGCTGGAGCGCGGATACGCCTTTCTCTGCTACCTCGACGACGACGTGGACCTGCCCGCGGACTGGCTGCGGCAGCTCGGTGCGGCCGTACAGCGGTATCCCGAAGCGTCGGTCTGGGGCTGCAAGGTGGTGGACCACGCCAACACCGCCATCATCCAGCACGCCGACCACCAGCTCGAAATCCCGGAGAATCAGGGCACCGGTGACCCCAGCCTGTTCGTGCAGACACTGGACGCGGGCCTGTTCGACTACATGCGCCCCTGCGACTCCGTGACCGGCTGCTGCCATCTCTTCCGCGCCGAGACCCTGCGCGCCTCCGGCGGTTTTGACATCCGGCTCTCCCCGTCCCAATACGATGATCTGGAGCACGACATCCGGCTGCTGAAGAACGGCGGGCACGCGGTCTATCAGGGCCATCTCACGGTGCGGCACCGCAAACGCAGCGGCATGGCCAGCCACAGCTCGCCGCAGGCCGAGGGCAACGCGCTGGGCAACAAGTTCAAGCTCCAGGCGCTGCATCCCAACGAAGAACTCCGTGATCTGGAACACATCGGCCGTCAGCGGCTGCTGAAGGACCTGCGGGAAAAGGCCGCGCATCTGGGACTGATGCTGGACGTTGCGGCCCGGTAG